From the genome of Amia ocellicauda isolate fAmiCal2 chromosome 14, fAmiCal2.hap1, whole genome shotgun sequence, one region includes:
- the LOC136767588 gene encoding zinc finger protein 436-like: MHTAVKEEPCDLRIETITGGLCKLEPQLPVDGRCDTDSGALRTGLSGGCDSAVRGESPSQGRQLCPRPSSSDSPSSNTTRKHQGCHHCPQCEKTYSNFASLKKHQCSFARKSVHCCILCRKCFARSTHLKIHQRVHTGEKPYSCPQCEKSFTRAVHLKNHQYIHTGEKPYNCPQCGKCFTRSTHLKTHQRIHMGEKPYSCPQCGKSFTRAAHLKTHQHTHTGEKPYSCPECGKSFIRAAYLKTHQHIHTGEKQYSCSQCGKDFRHLYSLQTHKHIHTGEKPYYCFQCGKSFRHASSFQLHQRIHTGEKPYSCSHCGKSFTRAGNLKRHYLSHTEDKPYGCSQTGESFS; encoded by the coding sequence ATGCATACGGCTGTGAAAGAGGAACCCTGTGATCTTAGAATAGAGACTATTACTGGAGGCCTCTGTAAACTGGAGCCGCAGCTTCCGGTAGATGGACGATGTGACACTGACTCTGGTGCCTTGAGGACTGGGCTCAGTGGAGGCTGTGACAGTGCAGTGAGGGGTGAGAGCCCATCACAGGGCAGACAGCTGTGTCCTAGACCCTCCAGCTCTGACTCTCCCTCCTCAAACACAACTAGGAAACATCAGGGCTGCCATCACTGCCCCCAGTGTGAGAAAACGTATAGTAACTTTGCAAGCTTAAAAAAACACCAATGCAGTTTTGCAAGGAAAAGCGTGCACTGCTGCATCCTGTGTAGGAAGTGCTTTGCTCGGTCAACACACCTAAAAATTCACCAGCGCGTTCACACGGGGGAGAAACCGTACAGCTGCCCCCAGTGTGAGAAGAGCTTCACTCGGGCAGTACACCTTAAAAACCACCAGTACATTCACACAGGGGAGAAACCGTACAACTGCCCCCAGTGTGGGAAGTGCTTCACTCGGTCAACACACCTTAAAACTCACCAACGCATTCACATGGGGGAAAAACCGTACAGCTgcccccagtgtgggaagagcttcactcGGGCAGCACACCTGAAAACCcaccagcacactcacacaggggaGAAACCGTACAGCTGCCCcgagtgtgggaagagcttcattCGGGCAGCATACCTTAAAACTCACCAGCACATTCACACAGGGGAGAAACAGTACAGCTGCTCTCAGTGTGGGAAGGACTTCCGTCATTTATACAGCCTTCAAACACACAAGCACATTCACACGGGGGAGAAACCGTACTACTGCttccagtgtgggaagagtttccgTCATGCAAGCAGCTTTCAAttacaccagcgcattcacacaggggaGAAACCGTACAGTTGCTCCCactgtgggaagagtttcactCGGGCAGGAAACCTTAAACGTCACTACCTCAGTCACACAGAGGATAAACCGTACGGCTGCTCCCAGACTGGGGAGAGTTTCAGTTAG